A genomic region of Papaver somniferum cultivar HN1 chromosome 7, ASM357369v1, whole genome shotgun sequence contains the following coding sequences:
- the LOC113297917 gene encoding U4/U6 small nuclear ribonucleoprotein Prp31 homolog isoform X2: MAILADSFLADLDDLSDSEANVPHEDEGHESDMDEDSDGDIADIESLNYEDLDSVSKLQKSQRYIDIMQKVEAALQKGSETEEQGFSSEDNPEYQLIVDCNALSVDIENEIVIIHNFIRDKYRLKFPELESLVHHPIDYARVVKKIGNEVDLTLVDLEGLVPSAVIMVVSVTASTTVGKPLPEDSLNKTIEACDRALALDIAKKEVLDFVESRMGYIAPNLSAIVGSAVAAKLMGTAGGLTALAKMPACNVQLLGAKRKTLAGFSTATSQYRVGYLEHTEIFQTTPPALKMRACRVLAAKSTLAARVDSIRGDPTGKTGRNLREEIRKKIEKWQEPPPAKQPKPLPVPDSEPKKKRGGRRLRKMKERYAVTDMRKLANRMQFGIPEESSLDFLIILYQS, translated from the exons ATGGCTATACTTGCTGATTCTTTCTTGGCGGATCTTGACGATTTATCAGATAGTGAAGCTAACGTTCCT CACGAGGATGAAGGGCACGAAAGTGATATGGATGAAGATAGTGATGGTGACATTGCTGACATTGAATCTTTAAACTATGAGGATCTGGATAGTGTCTCTAAATTGCAGAAGTCACAACGCTACATCGACATAATGCAG AAAGTTGAAGCTGCACTGCAGAAGGGGTCTGAAACTGAGGAGCAAGGCTTTAGTTCAGAAGACAATCCTGAATATCAACTTATAGTAGACTGCAATGCACTGTCGGTTGACATTGAAAATGAGATAGTTATCATTCACAATTTTATCAGGGATAAGTATCGGCTTAAATTTCCTGAGCTCGAGTCTCTGGTTCATCACCCAATTGATTATGCTAGAGTGGTAAAGAAGATTGGAAATGAAGTAGACTTAACCCTAGTTGATTTGGAAGGGCTCGTACCATCAGCTGTCATTATGGTTGTATCTGTTACAGCATCCACTACTGTCGGAAAGCCACTCCCTGAAGATTCTCTCAATAAGACTATTGAAGCCTGTGATCGAGCTCTTGCTCTTGATATAGCAAAAAAGGAAGTTCTTGACTTTGTAGAGAGTAGAATGGGATATATTGCACCAAATCTATCTGCTATCGTTGGAAGTGCTGTTGCTGCAAAACTTATGGGGACCGCTGGTGGTTTGACAGCATTAGCTAAGATGCCAGCTTGTAATGTTCAGCTTCTTGGTGCAAAGAGAAAGACTCTGGCAGGATTTTCTACTGCAACTTCGCAATATCGTGTGGGGTATCTTGAGCACACAGAAATTTTCCAAACTACACCTCCTGCTTTGAAAATGCGCGCTTGCCGAGTTTTGGCTGCAAAATCAACACTTGCAGCAAGAGTTGATTCAATAAGAGGAGATCCAACCGGGAAGACGGGAAGGAACTTGAGGGAAGAGATCCGGAAGAAAATTGAGAAGTGGCAAGAGCCGCCTCCAGCAAAGCAACCAAAACCTCTTCCAGTTCCTGATTCCGAGCCTAAAAAGAAGAGGGGTGGTCGTCGTTTGCGGAAAATGAAGGAGAG ATATGCAGTAACAGATATGAGGAAGCTGGCCAACAGAATGCAGTTTGGGATACCCGAGGAGAGCTCGTTAG